The proteins below come from a single Streptomyces sp. SCSIO 75703 genomic window:
- a CDS encoding universal stress protein: MSTLPVIAAVDGSHDSLRALDWAVDGALLREAPLRVVHVRQYAAWPQADVLVAGPPDTGEDPVLDEARHHLAERTGLPPMEYIALEGVPGGVLPELGAGAQLLVLGSRGRGGFASLLLGSNGLASARDAACPVVVVPRPGREVHGEAPAQEGPRVVVGLNVDSPDEATLTFAFEEASRRGARLQVVAAYPWPVQSWAAAGQIVAPAVDEASLASETRTLADGLLAPYRGRHPEVRAEALPVPGDAAGHLVEASRDADLVVVGRHRRRLLAPARMMGSVTHAVLLHAAAPIAVVPPAPAEE; the protein is encoded by the coding sequence ATGAGCACCCTGCCGGTCATCGCGGCGGTCGACGGTTCGCACGACAGCCTGCGCGCCCTGGACTGGGCCGTGGACGGCGCCCTGCTGCGCGAGGCGCCGCTGCGGGTGGTGCACGTGCGCCAGTACGCGGCCTGGCCGCAGGCCGACGTCCTGGTGGCCGGGCCGCCGGACACCGGGGAGGACCCGGTGCTCGACGAGGCCCGCCACCACCTCGCCGAGCGCACCGGGCTCCCCCCGATGGAGTACATCGCCCTGGAGGGCGTCCCGGGCGGGGTCCTGCCGGAACTCGGCGCCGGCGCCCAACTGCTGGTCCTCGGCTCCCGGGGCCGCGGCGGCTTCGCCAGCCTCCTGCTCGGCTCCAACGGCCTGGCCTCCGCCCGCGACGCCGCCTGCCCGGTCGTCGTCGTGCCCCGCCCCGGCCGCGAGGTGCACGGCGAGGCCCCCGCCCAGGAGGGCCCCCGGGTGGTCGTCGGCCTCAACGTCGACAGCCCCGACGAGGCCACCCTCACCTTCGCCTTCGAGGAGGCGTCCCGGCGCGGCGCCCGGCTCCAGGTCGTCGCCGCCTACCCCTGGCCGGTGCAGAGCTGGGCCGCCGCCGGACAGATCGTCGCCCCGGCCGTCGACGAGGCTTCCCTCGCGAGCGAGACCCGCACCCTCGCCGACGGACTCCTCGCCCCCTACCGCGGACGCCACCCCGAGGTGCGCGCCGAGGCGCTGCCCGTGCCCGGCGACGCCGCCGGCCACCTCGTCGAGGCGTCCCGCGACGCCGACCTGGTCGTCGTCGGCCGGCACCGGCGGCGCCTGCTGGCCCCCGCCCGCATGATGGGCTCGGTCACCCACGCCGTCCTGCTGCACGCGGCGGCCCCGATCGCGGTCGTGCCGCCCGCCCCCGCGGAGGAGTGA
- a CDS encoding N-acetylmuramoyl-L-alanine amidase, translating to MRAPATALAAAALLVPLLGAAPSTARPAAGPAGPPDRLQRAFAAAAAEYHVPQSVLLGVSYLQSRWDDHGGAPSVTGGYGPMHLTDARTATTAGSHHDRGGEDPRGDDARPRLRPRAAPLPADLPARLTTLPRAAGLTGRDPAELRTDPAANVAGGAALLAAAQRELGREPSGDPADWYGAVARFSGADDTASAAAYADEVYAVIRAGERRTTDSGQRVALPARPALAPDTAQLARAGLRAASRAGTECPASVSCEWVPAPYQELGGDDYGNHDLGDRPASQRIRYIVVHDTEGTWDGVLNMVRDPSYVSWNYTLRSTDGHVAQHVKAKDVAWHAGNWYVNAHSIGLEHEGFLAEPDSWYTEAMYRSSARLVAYLAGRYGIPLDRQHIIGHDNVPGPTAATVPGMHTDPGPYWDWRHYFRLLGRPFEATGGGNSGVVTIRPDYAANRPEYTGCETAGEPCAPHGSGAVRLHTDHDASSPLVEDIGLGSAPTTDVNDLSSRVSTGQRFAVADRWRDWTAIWYLGQKAWFRDPSSRPAAVPGTGRTVTPREGLESVPVYGRAYPEAAAYPAGVPVQEVAPLPYTLPRGQRYVAGDKVPGQYLWAATFDPASHRVVTGKDLYYEIQFGHRIAYVRAADVRVVVGGA from the coding sequence CTGCGCGCCCCGGCCACGGCCCTCGCCGCCGCCGCGCTCCTGGTCCCGCTGCTCGGCGCGGCCCCCTCCACTGCCCGCCCGGCCGCCGGGCCCGCCGGCCCGCCGGACCGGCTCCAGCGGGCGTTCGCCGCGGCGGCGGCCGAGTACCACGTGCCGCAGAGCGTGCTGCTCGGCGTCTCCTACCTCCAGTCCCGCTGGGACGACCACGGCGGAGCCCCGAGCGTGACCGGCGGCTACGGCCCGATGCACCTCACCGACGCGCGGACCGCGACGACCGCCGGCTCCCACCACGACCGGGGCGGCGAGGACCCGCGCGGCGACGACGCCCGTCCCCGGCTCAGGCCCCGTGCCGCTCCGCTCCCGGCCGACCTGCCCGCCCGGCTGACCACCCTGCCGAGGGCGGCCGGGCTGACCGGCCGGGACCCGGCCGAGCTGCGCACCGACCCGGCCGCCAACGTGGCGGGCGGCGCGGCGCTGCTCGCCGCCGCCCAGCGCGAACTGGGCCGGGAGCCGAGCGGGGACCCGGCCGACTGGTACGGGGCGGTGGCCCGGTTCTCCGGCGCGGACGACACCGCGTCGGCCGCCGCCTACGCCGACGAGGTGTACGCCGTGATCCGCGCCGGGGAGCGGCGCACCACCGACTCCGGCCAGCGCGTCGCCCTGCCGGCCCGGCCCGCGCTCGCCCCCGACACCGCGCAGCTCGCCCGCGCGGGGCTGCGGGCGGCCTCCCGGGCCGGGACCGAATGTCCGGCATCGGTCTCGTGCGAGTGGGTCCCGGCGCCGTACCAGGAGCTGGGGGGCGACGACTACGGCAACCACGACCTGGGCGACCGGCCCGCCTCGCAGCGCATCCGCTACATCGTCGTGCACGACACGGAGGGCACCTGGGACGGCGTCCTGAACATGGTGCGGGACCCGTCGTACGTCTCCTGGAACTACACGCTGCGCTCCACCGACGGCCACGTCGCCCAGCACGTCAAGGCGAAGGACGTGGCCTGGCACGCGGGCAACTGGTACGTCAACGCGCACTCGATCGGCCTGGAGCACGAGGGCTTCCTCGCGGAACCGGACTCCTGGTACACGGAGGCGATGTACCGTTCCTCCGCGCGGCTGGTGGCCTACCTGGCCGGGCGGTACGGCATCCCGCTGGACCGGCAGCACATCATCGGCCACGACAACGTGCCGGGCCCGACCGCCGCCACCGTCCCCGGCATGCACACCGACCCGGGACCGTACTGGGACTGGCGGCACTACTTCCGGCTGCTGGGCCGTCCCTTCGAGGCGACCGGCGGCGGGAACTCCGGCGTGGTCACGATCCGCCCCGACTACGCCGCCAACCGCCCCGAGTACACCGGCTGCGAGACGGCCGGCGAGCCGTGCGCGCCGCACGGCTCGGGCGCGGTGCGGCTGCACACGGACCACGACGCGTCGTCGCCGCTGGTCGAGGACATCGGGTTGGGCAGCGCCCCCACGACCGACGTGAACGACCTGTCGTCCCGGGTGTCCACCGGCCAGCGGTTCGCGGTGGCCGACCGGTGGCGGGACTGGACGGCCATCTGGTACCTCGGGCAGAAGGCGTGGTTCCGCGACCCGTCGTCCCGCCCGGCGGCCGTGCCGGGCACGGGCCGCACGGTGACCCCGCGCGAGGGGCTGGAGAGCGTCCCGGTGTACGGGCGGGCCTACCCCGAGGCGGCGGCCTATCCGGCGGGCGTCCCCGTGCAGGAGGTGGCGCCGCTGCCCTACACCCTGCCCCGGGGCCAGCGGTACGTGGCCGGGGACAAGGTGCCGGGCCAGTACCTCTGGGCCGCCACCTTCGATCCGGCCTCCCACCGGGTGGTGACCGGGAAGGACCTCTACTACGAGATCCAGTTCGGCCACCGGATCGCCTACGTCCGCGCCGCCGACGTGCGCGTGGTGGTGGGCGGTGCCTGA
- a CDS encoding aminoglycoside phosphotransferase family protein, whose amino-acid sequence MYAASSSVSAPPRPPHPRQPAAGGPYLAPARPAAPVLGAGRARRGPGAQPPSGRIDMSGPQGAPLRAAIASVHRICPEFAPVQVLRRSARSVLLVGTTGRSTAVAKCLLDHSPVWTERIRHEIAAYRSFVRHRPPVRAPRLIAADPDDCTLVIERMPGRPTALQRHPVEAPPRADIRAALGAICRLNAWRPPAGTFDAPLDYAERISRYHEQGLFTDRDLGDLQKLLHGIAHTSGRQGMGQFCHGDALLSNILMSPAGPVLVDWEHAGWYLPGYDLATLWSILGDAPAARRQISQIAQSSGPAARDAFLVNLMLVLTREIRTYETAVQRSMRDTAPPAPAHPGAVATGEEQRLLLRRLHDDCQTARRAVRAAVGTR is encoded by the coding sequence ATGTACGCAGCATCGTCCTCCGTGTCCGCGCCGCCGCGGCCGCCGCACCCCCGCCAGCCGGCGGCCGGCGGCCCCTACCTCGCCCCCGCGCGTCCCGCGGCCCCGGTGCTCGGGGCGGGCAGGGCGCGGCGCGGCCCCGGCGCCCAGCCGCCCAGCGGCCGGATCGACATGTCCGGCCCACAGGGGGCACCGTTGCGCGCGGCGATCGCCTCCGTGCACCGGATCTGCCCGGAGTTCGCCCCGGTGCAGGTCCTGCGGCGCAGCGCGCGGTCCGTGCTCCTGGTGGGCACGACCGGGCGCAGCACCGCGGTCGCCAAGTGTTTACTGGACCACTCCCCCGTGTGGACCGAGCGGATCAGGCACGAGATAGCGGCCTACCGCTCCTTCGTCCGGCACCGCCCGCCGGTCCGCGCGCCGCGGCTGATCGCGGCGGACCCGGACGACTGCACACTGGTGATCGAGCGGATGCCGGGCCGGCCGACGGCCCTGCAGCGGCACCCGGTGGAAGCCCCGCCGCGGGCGGACATCCGGGCGGCGCTCGGTGCGATCTGCCGGCTCAACGCCTGGCGTCCGCCGGCGGGCACCTTCGACGCCCCGCTGGACTACGCGGAGCGGATCTCCCGCTACCACGAGCAGGGGCTGTTCACCGACCGGGACCTGGGCGACCTGCAGAAGCTGCTGCACGGGATCGCCCACACCTCCGGCCGCCAGGGCATGGGCCAGTTCTGCCACGGCGACGCGCTGCTGTCCAACATCCTGATGTCGCCGGCCGGGCCGGTGCTGGTGGACTGGGAGCACGCGGGCTGGTACCTGCCGGGGTACGACCTGGCGACGCTCTGGTCGATCCTCGGTGACGCGCCCGCGGCCCGCCGCCAGATCAGCCAGATCGCCCAGTCCTCGGGTCCGGCCGCCCGCGACGCGTTCCTGGTCAACCTGATGCTGGTGCTGACCCGGGAGATCCGTACGTACGAGACGGCCGTGCAGCGGTCGATGCGGGACACCGCCCCGCCGGCGCCCGCCCACCCGGGTGCCGTGGCCACCGGTGAGGAGCAGCGGCTGCTGCTGCGGCGGCTGCACGACGACTGCCAGACGGCCCGGCGGGCCGTGCGCGCGGCGGTCGGCACGCGCTGA
- a CDS encoding PAS domain-containing protein codes for MPSHLSADRPAAQPPGRGSVEALISQARRLRGEVDAVRRDSQGDGTDPRGRWQRALCDLALHHLRDLDDHLARLRDGPAPLPRPSSLLSRVGSAEWNLLTDEADWSSELYLILGRDPAEAPLSLDALPSLVLPEDRPRLTAMVTDCLVDARSIEGEFRIVRPDGAVRTVHMMGEPVLDADGGTASMWAVLRDVSELRLTERAVSETHASLHLPAAPVPDAAGAEPAPWQGLLPFPEDGRPGLELAAARLPGPAGVTGGTSWYDACALTGDDTLLGVGRLAAGAGHPPGPALAIGALRGMALAGVRPEELADRLGLLLGTPAGPAPGTALCCGFRPGSRSLVWGHTGHPAPLLFRGGTGRVLDGPATARLHPGDLLLLHSGGPAAEHPGHASAALAHRLLALAPRLRGARSAREVVRSVTRELGGTGGGTGGAVDACVLAARVTA; via the coding sequence ATGCCGTCCCACCTGTCCGCGGACCGTCCGGCCGCCCAGCCCCCGGGGCGCGGCTCGGTCGAGGCCCTGATATCGCAGGCGCGGCGGCTGCGGGGCGAGGTGGACGCCGTACGGCGGGACAGCCAGGGCGACGGTACGGACCCGCGCGGGCGCTGGCAGCGCGCCCTGTGCGATCTGGCCCTGCACCACCTGCGGGACCTCGACGACCACCTGGCCCGGCTGCGTGACGGTCCAGCGCCCCTGCCCCGGCCCTCCTCCCTGCTCAGCCGGGTCGGCAGCGCCGAGTGGAACCTGCTGACGGACGAGGCCGACTGGTCCTCCGAGCTGTACCTCATCCTCGGCCGTGACCCCGCCGAGGCACCGCTCAGCCTGGACGCGCTGCCCTCGCTGGTGCTGCCCGAGGACCGGCCCCGGCTGACCGCGATGGTCACCGACTGCCTGGTCGACGCCCGGTCGATCGAGGGCGAGTTCCGCATCGTGCGCCCCGACGGCGCCGTACGGACCGTGCACATGATGGGCGAGCCCGTGCTCGACGCCGACGGCGGCACCGCCTCGATGTGGGCGGTGCTGCGGGACGTCAGCGAACTGCGGCTGACCGAGCGGGCGGTGAGCGAGACCCACGCCTCGCTCCACCTGCCCGCGGCGCCGGTGCCCGACGCGGCCGGTGCCGAACCGGCGCCGTGGCAGGGCCTGCTGCCCTTCCCCGAGGACGGGCGGCCGGGCCTGGAACTGGCCGCCGCCCGGCTGCCGGGCCCGGCCGGCGTCACCGGGGGCACCTCCTGGTACGACGCCTGCGCGCTCACCGGCGACGACACCCTGCTGGGCGTGGGCCGCCTGGCCGCCGGGGCCGGACACCCACCGGGGCCCGCCCTGGCGATCGGGGCGCTGCGCGGCATGGCGCTGGCCGGTGTCCGGCCCGAGGAGCTGGCGGACCGGCTCGGCCTCCTGCTCGGCACCCCCGCCGGGCCGGCCCCCGGCACCGCCCTGTGCTGCGGCTTCCGCCCCGGCTCCCGCAGCCTGGTGTGGGGGCACACGGGACACCCCGCCCCGCTGCTCTTCCGCGGCGGAACGGGGCGGGTGCTGGACGGGCCGGCCACGGCCCGCCTCCACCCCGGTGACCTGCTGCTCCTGCACAGCGGCGGACCGGCGGCGGAGCATCCCGGGCACGCCTCGGCCGCCCTCGCCCACCGGCTGCTCGCCCTGGCCCCCCGGCTCCGCGGGGCCCGCTCGGCACGGGAGGTCGTGCGCTCGGTGACGCGGGAGCTGGGCGGCACGGGCGGCGGCACCGGCGGCGCGGTCGACGCCTGTGTGCTCGCCGCCCGGGTGACGGCCTGA
- a CDS encoding chemotaxis protein yields MEHELSPATLAELRRPRPYPAVSLLTPTHRRAPDNSQDPVRLRNVVAEAKRRLEEDPAVTRERRTEVSRELDRALAEVDLTYAEDGLAIFAAPGEHQVWTLTRPVPERVVLSDTFLTRNLVAAHAAGRPYWVLSVAADRVTLWSGGPERVVEEHTAGFPMDRPDPNFDPERVERIGDTPSAFRDEDTRAFLREADTAMDRVLRADPRPVYVTGPQPALSLLEEAGTVLRDAVPVPHGGLAHGTPDSVWQAVRPVLEAEARGAADAVARELEAARGRKDFAAGVDELWRSVREGRVRLLAVEENYRVTVRDDGDHLVPADDGDLDAREDIVDEIVEQCLETGAEVRFVPDGALGAADGIAGVLRY; encoded by the coding sequence ATGGAGCACGAGCTGAGTCCCGCCACCCTCGCCGAACTGCGCCGGCCGCGCCCCTACCCGGCGGTGTCCCTGCTGACGCCCACCCACCGGCGCGCCCCCGACAACTCCCAGGACCCGGTCCGGCTGCGCAACGTCGTCGCCGAGGCCAAGCGGCGTCTGGAGGAGGATCCGGCGGTCACCCGGGAGCGCCGCACCGAGGTCTCCCGGGAACTGGACCGCGCCCTGGCCGAGGTCGACCTGACGTACGCCGAGGACGGGCTGGCGATCTTCGCCGCCCCGGGCGAGCACCAGGTCTGGACCCTCACCCGTCCGGTGCCCGAGCGCGTCGTGCTCTCGGACACCTTCCTGACCCGCAACCTCGTCGCCGCGCACGCCGCGGGTCGCCCGTACTGGGTGCTGTCGGTCGCCGCCGACCGCGTCACCCTCTGGAGCGGGGGCCCCGAGCGGGTCGTCGAGGAGCACACCGCCGGCTTCCCGATGGACCGCCCGGATCCGAACTTCGACCCCGAGCGCGTGGAACGGATCGGCGACACGCCGAGCGCCTTCCGCGACGAGGACACCCGCGCCTTCCTGCGGGAGGCCGACACGGCGATGGACCGGGTGCTGCGCGCCGACCCGCGCCCGGTCTACGTCACCGGGCCGCAGCCCGCGCTCTCCCTGCTGGAAGAGGCCGGCACCGTCCTGCGCGACGCGGTGCCCGTGCCGCACGGCGGCCTCGCCCACGGCACGCCCGACTCCGTGTGGCAGGCGGTGCGCCCGGTGCTGGAGGCCGAGGCGCGCGGCGCGGCCGACGCGGTGGCCCGGGAGCTGGAGGCGGCCCGGGGGCGCAAGGACTTCGCGGCCGGCGTCGACGAGTTGTGGCGCAGCGTGCGCGAGGGCCGGGTGCGGCTGCTGGCCGTCGAGGAGAACTACCGGGTGACCGTGCGGGACGACGGCGACCACCTCGTTCCGGCGGACGACGGCGATCTGGACGCCCGGGAGGACATCGTCGACGAGATCGTCGAACAGTGCCTGGAGACCGGGGCCGAGGTCCGCTTCGTCCCGGACGGCGCGCTCGGCGCGGCCGACGGCATCGCCGGCGTGCTGCGCTACTGA
- a CDS encoding alpha/beta hydrolase, with product MPAKLSIRSSVRRRAATGALGLALLGTGVAPAAARDGGPDLSRFYDQKVRWSACRGLEVPKDLQCGKVTVPLDYARPGAGTLDLALARYRATGPARGSVLLNFGGPGGSGVSALASAGQAFMPLTNGYDVVGFDPRGVGRSSPVTCGPATEKIMEATDGDRDMADARAVLARLRDAAAECARHSGPVLRHIGTVDSAHDMDVIRAALGDDRLTYLGFSYGTRLGAVYAARFPDKVGRMALDGVDTLTEPLAEQGLAGARGQQTALEHFLDWCVEDIGCPFGRDARDARRQVVRLVRSLDADPVPSSLGREFTGQDLVGAMVQGLYSRELWPSMQRAIGQLTDDGDTRGLENFVSGGVGFPVRAAGSGRDGGLTDEEDVPRDNLPSALMAVNCADDPDRPGAERVLRSLGPLRERYEAASPVFGRYRLTQVLMCYGRPAGTDYIRERVKDVDTAKMLLVGTRGDPATPYRWTVETAERLGSPAVVLDNRSEGHTGYASSRCVHRKVDDYLLYGTLPPDGSSCGPEDAREGTG from the coding sequence ATGCCGGCCAAGCTGTCGATAAGGTCCTCGGTCCGGCGCCGCGCGGCCACCGGCGCGCTCGGCCTGGCCCTGCTCGGCACGGGCGTCGCGCCCGCCGCCGCGCGGGACGGGGGCCCCGATCTGTCCCGCTTCTACGACCAGAAGGTCCGATGGTCGGCCTGCCGGGGGCTGGAGGTGCCGAAGGACCTCCAGTGCGGCAAGGTCACCGTCCCCCTGGACTACGCGCGGCCCGGCGCGGGCACCCTCGACCTGGCCCTCGCCCGCTACCGGGCGACGGGGCCCGCGCGCGGCTCGGTGCTGCTGAACTTCGGCGGTCCGGGCGGTTCCGGGGTCAGCGCGCTCGCCTCCGCCGGCCAGGCGTTCATGCCGCTGACCAACGGCTACGACGTCGTCGGCTTCGATCCCCGCGGTGTCGGCCGGTCCTCCCCGGTGACCTGCGGCCCGGCCACCGAGAAGATCATGGAGGCCACCGACGGGGACCGGGACATGGCCGACGCGCGGGCCGTGCTGGCCCGGCTGCGGGACGCCGCCGCCGAGTGCGCCCGGCACTCCGGGCCCGTCCTGCGCCACATCGGCACGGTCGACTCCGCCCACGACATGGACGTCATCCGCGCCGCGCTCGGCGACGACCGCCTGACCTACCTGGGCTTCTCGTACGGGACGCGGCTGGGCGCGGTGTACGCGGCCCGCTTCCCCGACAAGGTGGGCCGGATGGCGCTGGACGGTGTGGACACGCTGACGGAACCGCTGGCCGAGCAGGGACTCGCCGGGGCACGGGGCCAGCAGACGGCGCTGGAGCACTTCCTCGACTGGTGCGTCGAGGACATCGGCTGCCCGTTCGGCCGGGACGCCCGCGACGCGCGCCGCCAGGTGGTCCGGCTGGTGCGCTCGCTCGACGCGGACCCGGTGCCGTCCTCCCTCGGCCGCGAGTTCACCGGGCAGGACCTGGTGGGCGCGATGGTGCAGGGCCTGTACAGCCGGGAGCTGTGGCCCTCGATGCAGCGGGCGATCGGACAGCTCACCGACGACGGCGACACCCGGGGGCTGGAGAACTTTGTCTCGGGCGGCGTCGGCTTCCCCGTCCGGGCCGCCGGGAGCGGGCGGGACGGCGGGCTCACCGACGAGGAGGACGTCCCCCGCGACAACCTGCCCTCCGCCCTGATGGCGGTCAACTGCGCCGACGATCCCGACCGGCCCGGCGCCGAGCGGGTGCTGCGCTCGCTGGGACCGCTGCGCGAACGGTACGAGGCGGCGTCCCCGGTCTTCGGCCGCTACCGGCTCACGCAGGTCCTCATGTGCTACGGACGCCCCGCGGGCACGGACTACATCCGCGAGCGGGTGAAGGACGTGGACACGGCGAAGATGCTGCTCGTGGGCACGCGCGGGGACCCGGCGACGCCGTACCGCTGGACCGTGGAGACCGCCGAGCGGCTCGGGTCCCCGGCCGTCGTCCTCGACAACCGCTCCGAGGGCCACACCGGCTACGCCTCCTCCCGCTGCGTGCACCGCAAGGTGGACGACTACCTGCTCTACGGCACCCTGCCGCCCGACGGCAGTTCGTGCGGGCCCGAGGACGCGCGGGAGGGCACCGGCTGA
- a CDS encoding chaplin, whose product MRRVTRTGVLAVAASGAMAVTLPACAAFAADGASADGTAAGSPGVLSGNTVQLPVDIPVNVCGNTVDVVGLLNPAMGNRCANVSDGGARAGGGSSGGAVAEGAAEDSPGVLSGNGVQLPVHVPVNATGNSVNVVGIGNPVFGNESVNTTGERPERPRVPERPEPEPSAPAEHRAVPRPAPEAAAPQTTASLAHTGADEALPLLAGGAALVLGGAVLYRRFRPHAAA is encoded by the coding sequence ATGAGAAGGGTGACCCGTACCGGTGTCCTCGCCGTCGCCGCCTCCGGGGCCATGGCCGTGACGCTTCCGGCGTGCGCGGCCTTCGCGGCCGACGGAGCCTCGGCGGACGGTACCGCGGCCGGTTCCCCCGGAGTGCTCTCCGGCAACACCGTCCAGCTCCCGGTGGACATCCCGGTGAACGTCTGCGGGAACACGGTCGACGTGGTGGGACTGCTCAACCCCGCCATGGGCAACCGCTGCGCCAACGTCTCGGACGGCGGCGCCAGGGCGGGGGGCGGCAGCTCCGGCGGAGCGGTCGCCGAGGGCGCGGCCGAGGACTCGCCGGGCGTGCTCTCCGGCAACGGGGTGCAGCTCCCGGTGCACGTCCCGGTCAACGCGACCGGCAACAGCGTGAACGTGGTCGGGATCGGCAACCCGGTCTTCGGCAACGAGTCGGTGAACACCACCGGCGAACGTCCCGAGCGGCCCCGCGTACCGGAGCGTCCGGAGCCGGAGCCGTCCGCGCCCGCCGAGCACCGCGCGGTGCCCCGGCCGGCCCCGGAGGCGGCGGCGCCGCAGACCACGGCGTCGCTCGCCCACACCGGCGCGGACGAGGCGCTGCCGCTGCTCGCGGGCGGCGCGGCCCTGGTCCTCGGCGGTGCCGTCCTCTACCGGCGCTTCCGCCCCCACGCGGCGGCCTGA
- a CDS encoding nucleoside deaminase, which translates to MVVKDTELTYLRRCVELAAEALEAGDEPFGSVLVGADGTVLAEDHNRVASGDRTRHPEFELARWAAAHLSEAERAAATVYTSGEHCPMCAAAHAWVGLGRIVYVASSEQLVGWLDELGVGRPPVRTLPVGEVAPDVVVEGPVPELTAEIRALHRRFHGA; encoded by the coding sequence ATGGTCGTGAAGGACACCGAACTGACGTATCTGCGCCGCTGCGTGGAACTGGCCGCCGAGGCGCTGGAGGCGGGGGACGAGCCGTTCGGCTCGGTGCTGGTCGGTGCCGACGGCACCGTGCTGGCCGAGGACCACAACCGGGTGGCCTCGGGTGACCGCACCCGGCATCCGGAGTTCGAGCTGGCCCGCTGGGCGGCGGCCCACCTGAGCGAGGCCGAGCGGGCGGCGGCGACGGTCTACACGTCCGGCGAGCACTGCCCGATGTGTGCCGCGGCGCACGCGTGGGTCGGCCTCGGGCGCATCGTGTACGTCGCCTCGTCGGAGCAACTGGTCGGCTGGCTCGACGAGCTGGGCGTGGGACGGCCCCCGGTGCGGACGCTGCCGGTCGGCGAGGTCGCGCCCGACGTGGTGGTGGAGGGTCCGGTGCCGGAGCTGACGGCGGAGATCCGCGCCCTGCACCGCCGCTTCCACGGCGCCTGA
- a CDS encoding GlsB/YeaQ/YmgE family stress response membrane protein, with amino-acid sequence MEIDGIISALVIGVVIGVLGRLVVPGRQRIGVLWTILVGIVAALIGSWIANAFGVADTKGVDWIEWLIQIGLAAVGVAALDRSRAGG; translated from the coding sequence GTGGAGATCGACGGCATCATCAGTGCCCTCGTCATCGGCGTCGTCATCGGTGTCCTGGGCCGGCTGGTGGTCCCGGGGCGCCAGCGCATCGGCGTGCTGTGGACGATCCTGGTCGGCATCGTGGCCGCGCTCATCGGCTCGTGGATCGCGAACGCCTTCGGGGTGGCCGACACCAAGGGCGTGGACTGGATCGAGTGGCTGATCCAGATCGGTCTGGCGGCGGTCGGCGTGGCCGCCCTGGACCGGTCCAGGGCGGGCGGCTGA
- a CDS encoding IS481 family transposase, translating to MPHRNARLTVFGRRLLVERVCSGRPVAHVAAEMGISRATAHKWIRRWRAEGEAGLHDRSSRPHTTPHRTAASVETRVCDLRQSRKLGPARIGPILGLPASTVHRILTRHRLNRLAWLDRPTGTLIRRYERERPGELIHVDVKKLGRIPDGGGHKALGRQAGRATRNNMGFDYVHSAVDDHTRLAYSEIHGDEKTATCAGFLTRAATFFHSQGITRIERVLTDNAWAYRKGLAWKAVLAELGATGKLTRAYRPQTNGKVERFNRTLLDEWAYLRPYTSNTERTEALADFLHTYNHHRCHTALDGHPPISRVNNAAGQYN from the coding sequence GTGCCCCACCGTAATGCCCGGCTGACCGTCTTCGGTAGAAGACTGCTGGTCGAACGTGTCTGCTCAGGCCGTCCGGTCGCTCACGTGGCCGCCGAGATGGGTATCTCCCGGGCCACGGCTCACAAATGGATCCGCAGGTGGCGGGCTGAAGGCGAGGCGGGCCTGCACGACCGGTCGAGCCGGCCTCACACGACGCCGCACCGGACCGCGGCCTCGGTCGAAACCCGCGTCTGCGACCTGCGACAGAGCCGCAAGCTCGGGCCGGCCAGGATCGGCCCGATCCTGGGCCTGCCCGCCTCGACCGTCCACCGGATCCTGACCCGCCACCGGCTCAACCGCCTGGCCTGGCTCGACCGCCCCACCGGCACGCTGATCCGCCGCTACGAACGCGAGCGTCCCGGGGAACTCATCCACGTCGACGTGAAGAAACTCGGCCGGATCCCCGACGGCGGCGGTCACAAAGCGCTGGGCCGCCAGGCCGGCCGGGCCACCCGCAACAACATGGGCTTCGACTACGTCCACTCCGCCGTCGACGACCACACCCGCCTCGCCTACAGCGAGATCCACGGCGACGAGAAGACCGCGACCTGCGCGGGCTTCCTCACCCGCGCGGCCACGTTCTTCCACAGCCAGGGCATCACCCGGATCGAGCGGGTGCTGACCGACAACGCCTGGGCCTACCGCAAGGGCCTGGCCTGGAAGGCAGTCCTGGCCGAGCTCGGCGCGACCGGCAAGCTGACCCGGGCCTACCGGCCGCAGACCAACGGCAAGGTCGAACGCTTCAACCGCACCCTGCTCGACGAATGGGCCTACCTGCGGCCCTACACCTCAAACACCGAACGGACCGAAGCCCTGGCAGACTTCCTCCACACCTACAACCACCACCGCTGCCACACCGCACTGGACGGACACCCGCCCATCAGCCGTGTCAACAACGCTGCGGGTCAATACAACTAG